In Parasphingorhabdus halotolerans, a single window of DNA contains:
- a CDS encoding acyltransferase family protein has translation MRNMKYRPDIDGLRAIAVLSVMLFHAGISAFAGGFIGVDIFFVISGYLITTILISEIEGEKFSIIKFYERRIRRIIPALIFMMTISVVVFSYILIPDDLENFGQSIVATTFFSNNILLWMTAGYFDPSIDLKPLVHTWSLGVEEQFYLFSPILLIIAYKFWNKIGINRVLIFITVTSYIYCIYASTRFLDANFYLIFSRIWEIGAGSIIATQGVKAAAAKVDDKLAAALSNSGLLIILLSNYFYGFSEFNPNVFTLICILGICAVISLNRQGSLAYTILSNRTFVVIGAMSYSLYLWHQPIYVFTRVVSLEEPALAMFGIGIIATFVMGYISWRFVEVPFRDRDRIGPARLYVFSASFSAILIAIGLAMHFTSGFYSRWPELAKNDKDFGKGMNIAFNEAPYKYLDVQFDPDGPGKKVLVIGNSFARDFINMMDKTHRLDTNQVAYSDAKPCEIGNSEPYLTKISATADIIVMATKLNSENIPCIHQLREKLVTRDHTRFVVIGTKNFGWNNNAIMMLDPEVRYTYQTKVVPEYLESNELGLKSFEKSEYVDVLALISQREGYVPVFTEDRKFISQDREHLTPAGAKFVGERIFQGPILSAIRPSQKN, from the coding sequence ATGCGTAACATGAAATATCGTCCCGATATCGACGGTTTGAGAGCTATTGCAGTTCTCTCGGTGATGCTATTTCATGCAGGAATTAGCGCTTTTGCCGGCGGTTTCATTGGCGTTGACATATTTTTTGTGATCAGTGGTTATCTTATTACAACAATCCTTATTTCCGAGATCGAAGGTGAAAAGTTTAGTATCATCAAATTCTACGAACGTAGAATACGACGAATTATCCCTGCCTTGATCTTCATGATGACGATATCCGTCGTGGTATTTTCATATATTTTAATTCCTGATGATTTGGAAAATTTTGGACAATCGATTGTCGCCACGACATTTTTCTCTAATAATATTCTACTATGGATGACTGCGGGGTATTTTGATCCATCAATTGATTTGAAACCATTAGTTCATACCTGGAGTTTAGGCGTAGAAGAACAATTCTATCTGTTTTCTCCAATTCTGCTAATAATTGCGTATAAATTTTGGAATAAGATCGGTATTAATCGAGTATTAATATTTATAACAGTTACTAGCTATATATATTGTATTTATGCCTCTACTCGTTTTTTAGACGCCAATTTTTATCTTATATTTTCAAGAATTTGGGAGATAGGAGCAGGATCTATAATTGCGACGCAAGGAGTCAAGGCAGCGGCAGCGAAGGTTGACGATAAACTTGCAGCGGCATTAAGCAACTCGGGTTTGTTGATAATTCTTTTATCAAATTATTTTTATGGCTTCAGTGAATTTAATCCAAACGTTTTTACTTTGATATGCATTTTGGGTATTTGCGCGGTGATTTCCCTAAATCGGCAGGGATCGTTAGCTTACACTATTCTATCCAATCGAACGTTCGTTGTGATTGGTGCGATGAGCTACAGTCTCTATTTATGGCATCAGCCGATATACGTTTTTACCAGAGTCGTTAGTTTGGAGGAACCGGCGCTTGCCATGTTTGGCATTGGCATAATTGCTACATTTGTCATGGGCTACATTTCTTGGCGTTTCGTGGAAGTTCCTTTCCGGGATCGAGATCGAATAGGACCCGCTCGGTTGTATGTATTTTCAGCAAGTTTTTCAGCTATCTTAATAGCGATCGGACTTGCGATGCACTTCACCTCGGGCTTCTATTCGCGCTGGCCAGAGCTGGCAAAAAACGACAAGGACTTTGGCAAAGGTATGAACATCGCTTTTAACGAAGCGCCTTACAAATATTTGGACGTGCAATTTGATCCGGATGGACCGGGTAAAAAAGTCTTAGTCATCGGCAATTCGTTTGCGCGCGATTTCATTAACATGATGGATAAAACTCACCGTCTCGATACCAATCAAGTTGCTTATTCTGACGCAAAGCCATGTGAAATAGGAAATTCAGAACCGTATTTAACGAAAATATCCGCAACGGCTGATATTATTGTTATGGCAACTAAATTGAACTCAGAGAATATTCCTTGCATTCATCAGCTTCGCGAAAAGCTTGTGACTCGAGATCATACTAGGTTTGTGGTCATTGGGACCAAAAACTTTGGCTGGAACAATAATGCGATCATGATGCTGGACCCAGAAGTCAGATATACTTACCAGACTAAAGTTGTACCGGAATATCTAGAGTCAAATGAGTTAGGTCTCAAGTCTTTTGAGAAAAGCGAGTATGTTGACGTGCTGGCGCTGATCTCTCAGCGAGAGGGTTATGTTCCCGTATTTACTGAGGATCGTAAATTTATCTCGCAAGATCGCGAGCATCTTACGCCTGCCGGTGCCAAATTCGTCGGTGAAAGAATTTTTCAAGGCCCGATACTCTCAGCCATTCGACCAAGCCAGAAAAATTGA
- a CDS encoding formyltransferase family protein gives MKICILTYDAPHLKTSQVFHVLKNREMLDVDFLLMPFIERPGREVAFQHRPEQFVGVAPRTLAAAYDRVVHDYDNWQQVLDQYDQFIVCGSNLIEREFANSGKILNCHSGLIPAVRGLDSFKWAILNQSPIGNTLHQLDEYADAGVVLAHSRTPIYSGDTLQSFAVRHYESEIWMLGNFDTVIKSATVEEFEVGNPTKRMPITVEQEMLLAFDAYKTKYC, from the coding sequence GTGAAAATTTGTATTTTAACCTATGATGCGCCCCATCTAAAAACGTCTCAAGTTTTTCACGTTCTTAAGAATAGAGAAATGCTGGATGTAGATTTCCTGCTTATGCCGTTTATCGAGCGTCCAGGTCGAGAAGTCGCGTTTCAGCATAGGCCTGAACAATTTGTCGGAGTTGCGCCAAGAACATTAGCTGCCGCCTATGATCGTGTGGTTCATGACTATGATAACTGGCAACAGGTGCTAGACCAATATGACCAATTCATAGTCTGCGGTTCCAATCTCATCGAACGCGAATTTGCCAACTCGGGAAAAATCCTGAATTGTCACTCTGGTTTGATTCCTGCTGTGCGTGGCTTGGACTCGTTCAAATGGGCTATTTTGAATCAATCGCCGATTGGGAATACATTGCATCAATTGGATGAGTACGCAGATGCAGGCGTAGTCCTCGCTCATTCTCGCACGCCAATTTATTCTGGCGATACGTTGCAGTCTTTTGCCGTCCGTCACTATGAAAGTGAAATTTGGATGCTCGGAAATTTCGATACAGTCATAAAAAGCGCCACCGTGGAGGAATTCGAAGTTGGTAATCCAACAAAACGGATGCCGATTACGGTTGAACAGGAAATGTTGCTGGCCTTTGACGCCTACAAAACGAAATACTGCTAA
- a CDS encoding ankyrin repeat domain-containing protein — protein sequence MIDKRQIFDACLLGKTSLVDELLATGLSPNCRDDRQRTPLMVACWLGNIELCNLLLKRGADANAKNQNGTTVFMYAKSSALGSGNTNIMKLVLEHGADINARDDAGLTILEYVENATEKVHKFICSNGGIK from the coding sequence ATGATCGATAAACGCCAGATTTTCGATGCATGCCTATTGGGCAAAACCAGCTTGGTAGATGAGCTGCTGGCGACGGGTCTCTCACCGAACTGTCGTGATGATAGACAACGCACGCCGCTCATGGTGGCATGCTGGCTTGGTAATATTGAGTTATGCAACCTTCTGTTGAAACGCGGGGCTGACGCAAATGCTAAAAACCAAAATGGTACGACGGTCTTTATGTACGCAAAATCATCAGCGCTAGGCAGTGGTAACACGAACATTATGAAGCTGGTGCTAGAACATGGTGCCGATATCAACGCCCGTGATGATGCGGGGCTGACAATTCTGGAATACGTCGAGAATGCGACCGAGAAGGTCCATAAATTTATTTGTTCAAATGGAGGTATAAAGTGA
- a CDS encoding glycosyltransferase family 4 protein codes for MSKTLHVLVVTQYFWPETFRINDLVSELVNRGHEVTVLTGQPNYPAGKIFQDYRDDPAAFSSYAGAKVIRVPLISRGKGSLRLLLNYASFAISGCTIGVWKIRRVKFDVIFSPQLSPITAMLPAVLIRQVRKRKFAMWVLDLWPDTLKALGIIKSSRLLNMVGRLVGFVYHRTDKLYVQSEGFIPNVLEHTKKPVELEFLPNWSEDIPELNSVEPSPEVTAVPKSFDIMFAGAVGEAQDFPAILEAAEQLKDVPQLRWLIVGDGRVSDWVAEEINRRGLTNIIMLGRHPVETMPSFYKHADVMLVSLKAEPIFASTIPGKIQSYLAAGKPIIAMLDGEGAKVIKSSGAGISVPASNASELAATIRTMMSMEQSELRAMGKASKEYSNKVFDRKKIIDRIERDLFSLKAVEK; via the coding sequence ATGTCCAAAACTCTGCACGTTTTGGTCGTGACGCAATATTTTTGGCCGGAGACTTTCCGCATAAATGATCTGGTTTCAGAACTGGTCAACCGCGGACACGAAGTGACCGTGTTGACGGGACAACCAAACTACCCTGCCGGAAAGATTTTCCAGGATTATCGCGACGATCCCGCTGCTTTTTCGTCTTACGCGGGCGCAAAAGTTATTCGGGTTCCGTTGATTTCACGCGGCAAAGGAAGCCTACGCCTGCTCTTAAACTACGCCAGTTTTGCGATCTCAGGATGTACAATTGGAGTCTGGAAAATTCGCCGCGTCAAATTTGATGTTATTTTTTCGCCCCAACTTTCTCCCATCACGGCCATGCTGCCGGCGGTGCTAATTCGGCAGGTGCGCAAGCGCAAGTTTGCAATGTGGGTACTGGATTTATGGCCAGACACATTAAAGGCCCTAGGTATTATCAAATCTTCTCGACTGTTAAACATGGTCGGACGTCTTGTGGGTTTTGTTTATCACCGCACGGACAAGCTTTATGTTCAGTCAGAAGGCTTTATTCCCAACGTGCTGGAACACACGAAGAAACCCGTAGAGCTAGAGTTTTTACCTAATTGGTCGGAGGACATACCCGAACTAAATTCGGTGGAGCCTAGCCCCGAGGTGACGGCTGTGCCAAAAAGCTTCGACATAATGTTCGCAGGAGCCGTTGGTGAAGCACAGGATTTTCCGGCCATTTTGGAAGCTGCTGAGCAGCTTAAGGATGTACCACAATTGCGATGGCTCATTGTAGGCGACGGGCGTGTTTCCGATTGGGTGGCAGAAGAAATCAATCGGCGAGGCCTGACAAATATTATCATGTTGGGAAGACATCCGGTCGAAACCATGCCCTCCTTCTACAAACACGCAGATGTGATGTTGGTATCCCTAAAAGCAGAACCAATTTTCGCAAGTACGATCCCCGGAAAGATACAATCTTATCTCGCTGCGGGGAAACCGATTATTGCTATGCTGGACGGCGAAGGGGCAAAAGTAATTAAGAGTTCCGGAGCGGGGATAAGTGTCCCAGCAAGCAATGCATCAGAATTGGCGGCTACGATTCGGACAATGATGTCAATGGAACAGTCCGAACTGCGCGCGATGGGTAAAGCCAGCAAGGAATATTCAAATAAAGTTTTCGACCGGAAAAAAATCATTGATCGAATTGAACGTGACTTATTTAGCCTCAAGGCCGTAGAAAAATGA
- the wecB gene encoding non-hydrolyzing UDP-N-acetylglucosamine 2-epimerase, giving the protein MTKLKVATVIGTRPEIIRLSRVLAALDAHCEHVLIHTGQNHDYELNQVFFDDLGVRKPDYFLDCAVGSANAAETIGNLIIAVDSALAEVEPDALLVLGDTNSCLSVIPAKRRKIPIFHMEAGNRCFDQRVPEETNRRIVDHVADINLTYSSIAREYLLREGVPPDQVIKTGSPMYEIIHHYLPQIESSDVLTRLDLTEGQYFLVSAHREENIEPEKSFNQLVEILNGIASDYDLPVIVSTHPRTRAHIDRQGVEFHPKIQLLKPMGFFDYIKLQQSARAVLSDSGTITEESSILNFPALNIREAHERPEGMEEAAVMMTGLDPKRVSQCLSILTSQARGKNRDLRLVGDYSMPNVSEKVVRIIHSYTGYVNRVVWKKS; this is encoded by the coding sequence ATGACAAAATTGAAGGTAGCCACTGTTATCGGGACTAGACCCGAGATTATTCGATTATCAAGGGTATTAGCCGCTTTGGACGCTCATTGTGAACACGTCCTAATTCATACTGGGCAAAACCATGATTACGAACTGAATCAAGTTTTTTTTGATGATCTTGGTGTTCGCAAACCGGATTATTTTTTGGATTGTGCCGTGGGAAGCGCGAATGCTGCAGAAACTATTGGCAACCTTATTATTGCGGTTGATAGTGCGTTAGCGGAAGTAGAGCCAGATGCCTTGTTGGTGCTTGGCGATACCAATAGCTGCCTATCAGTAATTCCAGCCAAGCGCCGGAAAATTCCAATTTTCCATATGGAAGCGGGTAATAGATGTTTTGATCAGCGAGTGCCTGAAGAGACAAACCGCCGAATTGTCGATCATGTCGCAGATATAAATCTCACTTATAGCAGTATAGCGCGTGAGTACCTGCTTCGAGAGGGCGTGCCGCCTGATCAGGTGATAAAGACCGGCAGCCCGATGTATGAGATAATCCATCATTATCTCCCGCAGATTGAAAGTTCAGATGTTTTAACTCGGCTTGATTTGACGGAAGGTCAGTATTTTCTGGTTAGTGCACATCGCGAAGAGAACATCGAACCCGAAAAGAGCTTTAACCAACTTGTGGAAATTTTGAACGGGATTGCGTCCGATTATGATCTGCCTGTCATTGTATCGACCCATCCGCGCACTCGTGCGCATATTGACAGACAGGGCGTCGAATTTCATCCTAAAATCCAACTGTTAAAACCTATGGGTTTCTTTGACTATATCAAGCTTCAGCAAAGCGCCCGCGCGGTCCTTTCCGATAGCGGTACAATAACGGAAGAAAGCTCGATCCTGAATTTTCCAGCCCTCAATATCCGGGAAGCCCATGAACGGCCAGAGGGAATGGAAGAAGCAGCTGTAATGATGACAGGCTTGGATCCGAAGCGTGTCAGTCAGTGTCTTTCGATCCTGACGTCTCAGGCGCGTGGCAAAAATCGCGATCTCAGGTTAGTCGGTGATTACTCCATGCCGAACGTTTCAGAGAAAGTGGTCCGGATAATCCATAGCTACACGGGTTATGTTAACCGAGTGGTGTGGAAAAAAAGCTAA
- the wbjC gene encoding UDP-2-acetamido-2,6-beta-L-arabino-hexul-4-ose reductase, which translates to MQVAITGAKGFIARNLRVRLTELGYDDIRQISHQLTSAELDSALTDVDMVFHLSGVNRPKDPAEFIEGNVGFTGLICDSLVRVAPKAAIVFSSSTQAAIDNEYGGSKKTAEDVLIKHGETTGAAVMISRLTNVFGKWSRPNYNSAVATFCHNIANDLPITVNNPDAPLKLVYIDDVIASLIGLLNENTRPSGFFDVTPEYDTTVGEVADIIRSFRESRTSLVTPPVGEGLVRALYSTYVSVFTPKQFAYDLPMHGDPRGTFSEMLKTPDCGQFSYFTAHPGITRGEHYHHSKTEKFLVLKGKANFGFRHIETNETHNIVTSGKKAQVVETVPGWTHDITNIGDDEMIVMLWANEVFDRDRPDTIAMKVNS; encoded by the coding sequence ATGCAGGTCGCAATCACGGGAGCAAAAGGTTTCATCGCTCGAAACCTGCGTGTGCGCTTAACTGAACTTGGTTATGATGACATCCGTCAGATCAGTCATCAACTGACAAGCGCGGAATTGGATAGCGCATTAACTGACGTAGATATGGTGTTCCATCTTTCAGGCGTGAATCGACCAAAGGATCCGGCGGAATTTATCGAGGGTAATGTAGGGTTTACTGGGCTGATATGCGATTCATTGGTACGGGTTGCTCCCAAAGCAGCGATTGTGTTTTCATCATCCACGCAAGCTGCGATCGACAATGAATATGGTGGCAGCAAAAAAACGGCGGAAGATGTATTGATTAAACATGGCGAGACAACCGGTGCTGCGGTGATGATATCTCGCCTTACCAACGTGTTTGGTAAATGGAGCCGCCCGAACTACAATTCGGCCGTGGCAACATTTTGTCATAATATCGCTAACGACCTGCCAATCACGGTCAATAATCCCGACGCACCTTTGAAGTTGGTATATATTGATGATGTGATCGCAAGCTTAATTGGTTTACTCAATGAGAATACCCGACCGAGCGGTTTTTTTGATGTGACACCGGAATATGATACGACGGTCGGTGAGGTCGCTGATATTATTAGAAGCTTCCGCGAAAGCCGAACATCACTCGTTACTCCCCCCGTTGGCGAAGGGCTTGTTCGCGCATTATATTCCACTTACGTATCCGTGTTTACGCCAAAGCAATTTGCTTATGATTTGCCGATGCATGGCGATCCCAGAGGTACTTTTTCGGAGATGCTTAAGACCCCAGATTGTGGACAGTTTTCCTATTTTACGGCGCACCCCGGGATCACCCGGGGAGAACATTATCATCATTCGAAAACCGAAAAATTTCTTGTTCTTAAAGGAAAAGCAAATTTTGGCTTTCGCCATATTGAAACCAATGAGACACACAATATTGTCACTAGCGGTAAAAAAGCTCAAGTCGTTGAAACAGTGCCGGGCTGGACGCATGACATTACTAACATTGGTGACGACGAGATGATCGTAATGTTGTGGGCGAACGAGGTGTTTGATAGAGACCGGCCAGATACGATCGCTATGAAAGTCAATTCATGA
- a CDS encoding polysaccharide biosynthesis protein, with protein sequence MFKDRTLLITGGTGSFGNAVLRRFLDSDLKEIRVFSRDEKKQDDMRKLYSHPKLKFYIGDVRDPGSVAGVMNGVDYVFHAAALKQVPSCEFYPMEAVRTNVLGTENVINAAVAAKVKRVICLSTDKAVYPINAMGISKAMMEKVMVAASRNANDKTIICGTRYGNVMASRGSVIPLFVEQIAAGKPITVTDPEMTRFMMTLDDAVELVLYAFEHGKNGDIFVQKAPAATVAVLIKAILNIMKKPDHEVQEIGTRHGEKLYEVLLSREERAAAEELGDYFRVSADSRDLNYDKYFNEGETTITSSEDYNSHNTSRLDVDGMQELLLKLPFIRKIANEKTAFDKDMN encoded by the coding sequence ATGTTTAAAGACCGCACCCTTTTGATTACCGGCGGCACCGGTTCCTTCGGCAATGCAGTGCTCAGACGCTTTCTAGACAGCGACTTGAAGGAAATAAGAGTTTTCAGCCGCGATGAGAAAAAGCAGGATGATATGCGCAAGCTGTATAGTCATCCTAAGCTCAAATTTTATATCGGCGATGTTCGTGATCCAGGTAGTGTTGCCGGTGTAATGAACGGCGTAGATTATGTTTTTCACGCAGCGGCTTTGAAACAAGTGCCATCTTGTGAGTTTTATCCGATGGAAGCGGTCAGGACCAACGTGCTTGGTACGGAAAATGTGATCAATGCCGCCGTTGCAGCAAAAGTCAAACGGGTAATATGTCTGAGCACTGACAAAGCCGTTTACCCGATCAATGCAATGGGGATATCAAAGGCCATGATGGAAAAGGTCATGGTTGCCGCATCCCGAAACGCAAATGACAAAACGATCATTTGCGGGACGCGCTACGGGAATGTCATGGCATCTCGCGGATCTGTAATCCCGTTATTTGTTGAACAAATTGCCGCTGGCAAGCCAATAACCGTTACTGATCCGGAAATGACCAGATTCATGATGACATTGGATGATGCCGTTGAACTAGTGCTTTACGCGTTCGAGCATGGCAAGAATGGTGATATTTTTGTTCAAAAGGCACCAGCAGCGACGGTCGCGGTATTGATCAAGGCAATTTTGAACATTATGAAAAAACCTGATCACGAGGTGCAGGAAATCGGTACTCGTCATGGTGAGAAACTATATGAAGTTCTGCTTAGCCGGGAAGAGCGCGCTGCAGCAGAAGAACTGGGCGACTATTTTAGAGTATCGGCGGATTCTCGAGATTTGAATTATGATAAATATTTCAACGAAGGCGAAACAACCATCACGAGTTCGGAAGACTATAACTCACATAATACTAGCAGGCTTGATGTCGATGGCATGCAAGAATTATTGTTGAAGCTGCCCTTCATTCGAAAGATTGCGAACGAAAAAACGGCCTTTGATAAGGACATGAACTGA
- a CDS encoding AglZ/HisF2 family acetamidino modification protein, protein MLRPRITPCLLVHKGGLVKTVGFSTPKYVGDPINAVKIFNEKEADELVVLDIDATVNGSEPDYDMIRNLANESRMPLCYGGGVKTAEQASRIVSLGVEKVAVSSAAVEDPSLISEVAAQIGRQSVVVVIDTHKKSFGRGYEVYTHNGTRGAKKEPITFAKEVAQLGAGEIIFNSIDNDGQMAGYDLSLAAKLRDSVDIPITILGGAGSLDHMAALFEACGIVGASAGSFFVFKGPYKAVLITYPSQQQKASLINV, encoded by the coding sequence GTGTTGAGACCTAGGATTACGCCATGCCTACTCGTTCACAAAGGTGGCTTGGTGAAAACAGTCGGCTTTTCCACACCAAAATATGTGGGCGACCCCATTAACGCTGTAAAGATTTTCAACGAGAAAGAAGCTGACGAGCTTGTTGTCTTAGACATTGACGCAACCGTTAATGGGTCTGAACCAGATTATGATATGATCCGCAATCTGGCCAATGAAAGCCGTATGCCTTTATGCTATGGCGGCGGTGTGAAAACAGCGGAACAAGCAAGCCGGATAGTCTCGCTGGGCGTTGAAAAAGTTGCGGTCAGCTCTGCCGCCGTAGAAGACCCGTCGCTAATTTCCGAGGTCGCCGCCCAAATTGGCCGTCAAAGTGTCGTCGTCGTTATTGATACACATAAGAAATCTTTTGGTCGTGGATATGAGGTTTACACCCACAACGGAACGCGCGGTGCGAAAAAGGAACCTATTACATTTGCAAAAGAGGTCGCGCAATTGGGCGCGGGTGAGATAATTTTCAATTCCATCGACAATGATGGTCAAATGGCAGGATATGATCTCTCTTTGGCAGCGAAGTTGCGCGATTCGGTAGATATTCCCATCACCATTTTGGGTGGAGCAGGATCGCTCGATCATATGGCGGCGTTGTTTGAGGCGTGCGGCATTGTGGGCGCATCCGCTGGAAGTTTTTTCGTTTTCAAAGGGCCCTATAAGGCCGTTCTCATCACCTATCCAAGCCAGCAACAGAAAGCTTCGTTGATCAATGTTTAA
- the hisH gene encoding imidazole glycerol phosphate synthase subunit HisH: MISIVDYGLGNVQAFANVYKRLGIEACVVSSAEELENAKGIILPGVGAFDHAVKMLAESGFRPMLEELVVKREVPVLGICVGMQLLANGSDEGDLQGLGWVPGQVRNLKTNPDFGNDPLPHMGWNDVHATKASPLMRNLESDARFYFLHSYYFESATSDTALATVNYGFNFTAMVNLKNVYGVQCHPEKSHRWGAQLLKNFAEIGGC; encoded by the coding sequence ATGATCAGCATTGTTGACTATGGGCTAGGCAATGTTCAGGCGTTTGCCAATGTCTACAAAAGACTTGGGATAGAGGCTTGTGTTGTTTCCTCGGCTGAGGAACTGGAAAATGCCAAAGGTATAATATTACCCGGTGTCGGTGCTTTTGACCACGCAGTAAAAATGCTTGCTGAATCTGGTTTTAGGCCAATGCTTGAAGAGCTCGTTGTAAAGCGCGAGGTTCCTGTTCTCGGTATTTGTGTAGGAATGCAATTGCTCGCCAATGGAAGCGATGAGGGAGATTTGCAGGGCCTTGGATGGGTACCAGGCCAAGTCCGCAACCTGAAAACGAACCCTGATTTTGGAAATGATCCGCTGCCGCATATGGGCTGGAACGACGTCCATGCGACAAAAGCTTCACCATTGATGCGAAACTTGGAATCTGACGCTCGATTTTATTTTCTGCATAGTTACTATTTCGAATCCGCGACGTCAGATACCGCCCTAGCGACTGTGAATTACGGTTTTAATTTCACAGCTATGGTCAATTTGAAAAACGTTTATGGTGTCCAATGTCACCCCGAGAAAAGTCATCGCTGGGGCGCCCAGTTGCTCAAAAATTTTGCGGAGATTGGCGGGTGTTGA
- a CDS encoding N-acetyl sugar amidotransferase → MDTSDPNIIFDGAGRCDYCVNFDEVMQPAWNADKANSVKLDKVTDEIRTAGKGKDFDCIIGLSGGLDSSYVAHIVTKVMKLRPLLVHVDAGWNTDQAVGNIEKLVDGLGADLYTDVVDWGEMKDLQLAFFKAQIPDQDLPQDASFFSGLYKFARKYGVKHIVTGANHQTECCREPEEWGGYPGIDKLLFQDIMKKFGRKKLNNLQLIDIMRYKLYYRYILGMKVYKPLDLIKYTKAEAETTLAKEYGWKPFQHKHHESRFTRFYEDYWLPKKFGYEKRRAHFSSLIMTGEMTRDAALKRISAPELDGHFLKEEFDYVASKLGITSKELQDIFDGPNKTYREYKNKRWMIKLGADAMQAMGLEKRLFR, encoded by the coding sequence ATGGATACTAGTGATCCCAATATTATCTTCGATGGTGCAGGACGCTGCGACTATTGCGTAAATTTTGATGAGGTCATGCAACCCGCATGGAATGCAGACAAAGCAAATTCTGTAAAGCTGGATAAGGTAACAGACGAAATTCGAACGGCAGGTAAAGGTAAGGACTTTGACTGTATTATCGGCTTGTCTGGTGGCTTGGACAGCAGTTATGTTGCCCATATTGTAACCAAAGTAATGAAGCTACGTCCGCTTCTGGTCCATGTCGATGCTGGCTGGAATACTGATCAAGCGGTAGGCAACATCGAAAAATTGGTGGATGGCCTGGGTGCAGATCTTTATACTGATGTGGTAGATTGGGGAGAAATGAAGGATTTGCAACTTGCATTTTTCAAAGCACAAATTCCCGATCAGGACCTGCCTCAGGATGCATCCTTTTTCTCTGGTTTGTACAAATTTGCTCGCAAATACGGCGTAAAACACATTGTGACTGGTGCAAACCACCAAACCGAATGTTGCCGTGAGCCCGAGGAATGGGGCGGTTATCCTGGAATTGATAAACTGCTTTTTCAGGATATTATGAAAAAGTTCGGCCGTAAGAAGCTCAATAATCTGCAACTAATCGATATCATGCGTTATAAACTCTACTACCGATATATTTTAGGCATGAAGGTGTACAAACCGCTCGACTTGATAAAATATACAAAGGCGGAAGCTGAAACTACTCTTGCAAAGGAATACGGTTGGAAACCATTTCAGCATAAGCACCATGAATCGCGATTTACCCGATTTTATGAAGACTATTGGTTGCCAAAAAAATTCGGATATGAGAAGCGCCGCGCGCATTTTTCAAGCCTAATTATGACCGGTGAAATGACACGGGATGCCGCGCTGAAGCGGATATCTGCGCCTGAATTAGATGGTCATTTTCTGAAGGAAGAATTTGATTATGTTGCGAGCAAACTCGGGATCACATCAAAAGAGCTACAAGATATTTTTGATGGGCCCAACAAGACATATCGGGAATATAAAAACAAACGCTGGATGATAAAACTTGGGGCCGATGCAATGCAAGCTATGGGCCTTGAAAAGCGGCTGTTTAGATGA